TCGTTTTGACGGAAACATCTGCTCTTGCAAGTTCAAGAAGTTTCTGAATGACGCCGTAATGAGGCCACGTCGAGCAACATGCGTGTATTAAGGCCGTCATCCcctccttaattaaaaaagaaaaatcgacgaaacgaatgAAATCATCAATAGGCTTCTCACGTTGTTTCTATGATTGACATCAAGGCCTTTTTCAACGATAAGATATTGAACAAGATCCTTTTGAACGCTTTCAGACTGCTTGCTGTTGAGAGATACAGCACAAGACAAAGCCATCACTCCATTCTGAGgcaggaaaaaaagaaagcaaagccAGCTAGCTCCACGTTGCATGGAGAAAGCGACTCTGAAACTCACGGGACCCTGAGCAAGGTAGTCAGCTCCTGCTTCAGCTAAGTAGCGCACTTTCAATGGCGCATCGATTAAACTTGCACACGCCGCCATGAGCGGCCTTTCACcgaactgaagaaaaagtaaggataaaaggaaaaacgagGAAAATCTACTAACCGTGTCACTGGTGTTGAGAAGGGCACCGTGCTCCACGAGCCATTTCACGCAGACAAGGTCTCCAAACCACGCCGCAACGTGAAGCGGAGAGCGTTCATAAAGCTGCATTAAATGCATACACGTACTGTACGAGCTGATTCATCACGACACAGTGTCTACCTCGTCTGGATGAGGATCGCGGACGCTTTGATTCTTCTCCAAGAAAAAGTAGCTAAGCCACTCGTCCACTTCTTCCGCCGTCACAAATCTTCTTCTTACCAAATAGTGCACAGCCGTGTGGTTATAATTAGCGGCctgaaaaaatacaaaatcgATTGTGAGtgtcgacgaaacgagatTTCGTCTActagtcgtcgttctcgaaatccttcttctttccagAGTAACCGATGCAGTTTATTATCGCTGTTCGTGCGCTTCTTTTCCTCGACTGCCTCTATCAAGAGCTCTATCGTGGAGCGAGCGTCCGATGGCATCGGCTCTTCAGCCGCTGCTTTCTGTTGCACAGGACAGGAACATCTCGGTGCCAACGAACTCCTGTAATGCGGATTCGCTGCTGGTGGGATTCATCAGACTTCTTGGTGAGCATGCGTACCTAGTCTCAATGGATCACGTGGTCAAACAGACCATTTATCTGATTTTATTCACGCAGAAAATTATGCTCAAAAGGCGCTCGCTAATGCCGCAGGTAGATCAGTGCACAAGCGCAAAATTCTAATGCAAAGCGAGATTTATCTAACAGCGTTGTATTGAACAAGTCCGAAAAGGCTTCTACGTGAGCAGAAACGGTGATCAAAAGACTACGATATTTTAAAGGATCTCGATCTGTAGACTGGCTCTAGGCGGCGCTCTAGGCACTGCGGCAAAACCGACCTGTCGCGTAATTTAGGCGTGGTTTTGGCAGAAAAAGCGTCCTTGTGATCACGCTTTCTAGAATAATCTCAGTTGAACTAGGCAGCCAGGCAAACAAAACCTACGTGAAAGAATATTTAGGACTACCTCAAAGCTAGCAATGTCACATCTAATCAAAACAGTCAGGTCTCTAACCCAAAATAAAGTCATAAACGATCCATCGATTTCGTTTGAATAGATcacctctttctttcttatcATATGGTGAATAACAGCTGCGAGCCATGCAACTGCACGCGACGGAAATTAGTAACTAAACTGAGGAAGAGTCGTCGTTATATTTggcaaggaaaacgaaggaggGGCTTATACACGAGTGGAAGTGCAActagatgacgtcatctttcgaTAGCAGACGAAGGTGGATAATCCGAACCGCGAAGCCAAGAGCtcataaatattttctacgaGGGATGTATAGTCTTATGTATATCCTAGAATACGTTTGCATGGGAGGGGGCCCTCTAGaggaagcgatcgatcgtaGAAAGCGGAGACCTTGACCGGTCCCTCTGACCGGTCCCTCTGAACCTGTAGCGGTGACCTTTTCCCGTCGCGGCTATGATGGTTGCTTCCGTTGAAGGCAAGTGAAGCTGCTTCCTTGTCTCGTCTAGTGTGGCGACCTAGATAGCGAAATTAAGcagcgaacgacgtcggcaTCGGTAAAAAAGCGTTGTCGGGGAGTCTTGAACTGTTCTCGTGTACCATATCGCTGCGTTCGCAGAAGAGAGAAACTGGAAAGCTAGCTGGTAGAAGCCGCTGCCACAGACCCCGTACAAACAAGGaatacaaaaataaaaatgattgAAAATTTCTACATTAATATGACGCATTTATTAGCAAGGCGTTTGATATTTCCTATCTAATCTTTGCTAGTTATTCTTCATTCTTCTAATAGTAATGTTCCAGTCCTAGCTTGCAGCACACGCGTTCGAGGTTCGGTTAATTATAGGGTCTAAGCTATGCATCACTTGAAGAAAGTGAGCTCCAGACTACGATATTGCACAACAGCCATCAAATTTTCTGATAACGTGATGATAATCGAGGTCTGTCAGCTAGTCTAAAACATGCGACATTCTATAGCCATTCATTGTCACAAATTCCTCTAGTCGACCACCAATATGAACGGCAACACACGCCTTGATGACTTCGTATCGAATTTTTCCTGAATCTCCGCTCTTCTCCCGGTACATCTGAAGAAGTGAACGGCAATCCTGTTTGCTTCCTCGTTTATTTTCACAAATTGCTTCAAGCGTTGCCCAGTCATAACCCAAACGGTCTCCTATTTCATGCCATTTAGTGAAACCACTTTCACAGATGATGCGAGCAAAGTCATTCCAAGAAGCATCGTAAATCGAGACGCGCGATGGCGTTTctaaatttgaaaaattcattttgGAATATGCAAAATAAGAAAAGGTGATGATAAGAATTGTGGTAACCATGACAATCACGCAGAGGGGTCttgaaaataaatgaaaaatgtGAATAAGAAGACTTACAAACCATTACGCTTACTTGACAATAGATAACCTGACGTCAGTGACGTAATCTATCTCATCCGCTTTCCTTCGAGCTACTTCCTGCTTCTGTCTAAAATAAATGAGCAACTCAGTAAAGCGCATCTTCCTATCCTCGCTATAGTAACCTCGGAAGACGCCGATGAGTAACAGCTTCTTGGCCCtgacgtgacgtcagttcTTGCCTAAATAAATGTACTACGCTTAAACCGAGTCGAAGAAACAGTAAAAAACCTTGCAGCCATATCCTCGTTCTCTTCACAATACGCCCGGGGAAGAAGCTTCGCGAGATTTTTCTGCGCCCGTCGCTTTAACAGACTGTCTCTCAGCGCGGACACAACTCCGAGCTCGCTTTTGGTTTGCAAAATTTTAATCAGCTTTTCTCCCTTCTTAGAGGGATCCGCTCGTCCGATTTCGATTACGTCAGTCTCGTCGACAAAGCCGAGGCGCCGTAGGTCTTCGGTAATATGGTCGCTCGAAAAACGGCGGTAGTCGTTGGGATTCGCTTTGAGTCTTTGTAGAAAGTCTGAAAGAACTGCGAAGCATAGATTGAGAACGCTTTTTTTGAGAATCTTACCGGTAATAGTTAAATTCTCACGCTGAAAACGCCGCTGAGATACAGCTGCTTGGTCTTGACGTGGCGTCAGTACTTGCCTACATAAATACAATGTAAATCTACTAGGTTTCATCAAAGAT
The genomic region above belongs to Oscarella lobularis chromosome 12, ooOscLobu1.1, whole genome shotgun sequence and contains:
- the LOC136193888 gene encoding uncharacterized protein isoform X2; this encodes MQDDSSKIRQQENARQVLTPRQDQAAVSQRRFQRENLTITDFLQRLKANPNDYRRFSSDHITEDLRRLGFVDETDVIEIGRADPSKKGEKLIKILQTKSELGVVSALRDSLLKRRAQKNLAKLLPRAYCEENEDMAARQELTSRQGQEAVTHRRLPRQKQEVARRKADEIDYVTDVRLSIVKPLCVIVMVTTILIITFSYFAYSKMNFSNLETPSRVSIYDASWNDFARIICESGFTKWHEIGDRLGYDWATLEAICENKRGSKQDCRSLLQMYREKSGDSGKIRYEVIKACVAVHIGGRLEEFVTMNGYRMSHVLD
- the LOC136193888 gene encoding uncharacterized protein isoform X1, encoding MQDDSSKIRQQENARQVLTPRQDQAAVSQRRFQRENLTITVLSDFLQRLKANPNDYRRFSSDHITEDLRRLGFVDETDVIEIGRADPSKKGEKLIKILQTKSELGVVSALRDSLLKRRAQKNLAKLLPRAYCEENEDMAARQELTSRQGQEAVTHRRLPRQKQEVARRKADEIDYVTDVRLSIVKPLCVIVMVTTILIITFSYFAYSKMNFSNLETPSRVSIYDASWNDFARIICESGFTKWHEIGDRLGYDWATLEAICENKRGSKQDCRSLLQMYREKSGDSGKIRYEVIKACVAVHIGGRLEEFVTMNGYRMSHVLD